A DNA window from Leptolyngbya sp. KIOST-1 contains the following coding sequences:
- a CDS encoding iron uptake porin: MVKLLWQSLLAVPAAVAVSGAAIAAESQPLQVGSFDQEPIQLAQITSVSELTDVLPSDWAFQALQSLVENYGCIQGYPDRTFRGQRALTRFEFAAGLNACLDVIATLIAQSGIDPEDLAAIRRLQQEFQAELATLRGRVDALEAETATLRAQQFSTTTKLRGEAVFNLITPFDTLAPETSTSVASRARLNFDTSFSGRDRLRIRLQAGDGNAITGGPGNPLGGLATAAGGGFNVDVTTFAYSFPLGNRINATVSARGNAGRDWVNPATRPFDGPSVANAGRVQFYDTFGSTSNGAGVGLNIAFTDNLILDLGYTASNPGGATNPAVGIAAARNQSYIAQLNLVNAGILNLAAAYLHSDGAAAGFAVPTATDTFAGLVNLNFGGFFIAGHGAFTSFTGGDDFSWTAGLGINNFLVEGARFGVYGGQLPTASLVNSNPFLVEGYWQVPVSRFLTITPALIYGDRGISGAADNSGFWGALRTTFQF; the protein is encoded by the coding sequence ATGGTTAAATTACTGTGGCAATCGCTGCTGGCGGTGCCTGCTGCTGTGGCGGTGTCGGGTGCGGCGATCGCAGCCGAGTCCCAGCCCCTCCAGGTCGGCAGCTTCGATCAAGAGCCGATTCAACTGGCTCAGATCACCAGCGTGTCGGAACTGACCGACGTGCTGCCCTCGGACTGGGCCTTCCAAGCGCTGCAAAGCCTAGTGGAGAACTATGGCTGCATCCAGGGTTATCCCGATCGCACCTTCCGGGGTCAGCGTGCCCTGACCCGCTTTGAGTTTGCTGCCGGTCTGAACGCCTGCCTGGATGTGATCGCTACCCTGATTGCCCAATCGGGCATTGACCCCGAAGATTTGGCTGCCATCCGCCGCCTACAGCAAGAGTTCCAAGCCGAATTGGCCACCCTGCGCGGTCGTGTCGATGCTCTGGAAGCCGAAACCGCGACCCTGCGGGCTCAGCAGTTCTCGACTACCACCAAACTGCGCGGTGAGGCGGTATTCAACTTAATCACGCCCTTTGACACCCTGGCTCCCGAAACCAGCACCAGTGTTGCCTCTCGGGCTCGTCTGAACTTTGACACGAGTTTTTCCGGTCGCGATCGCCTGCGCATTCGTCTACAGGCCGGGGATGGTAACGCTATCACGGGTGGCCCCGGCAACCCTCTGGGCGGTCTAGCTACCGCTGCTGGCGGTGGCTTTAACGTCGATGTCACCACCTTCGCCTACAGCTTTCCCCTCGGCAACCGCATCAATGCTACTGTTTCTGCGCGAGGCAACGCTGGCAGGGACTGGGTAAACCCCGCTACCCGCCCCTTCGATGGCCCTTCCGTGGCCAACGCGGGTCGCGTTCAGTTCTATGACACCTTTGGCAGCACGTCTAACGGTGCTGGCGTTGGCCTGAACATCGCCTTCACCGACAACCTGATTCTGGACTTGGGCTACACCGCTTCGAATCCTGGCGGTGCTACCAACCCTGCCGTTGGTATTGCCGCTGCCCGAAACCAGAGCTACATCGCTCAGCTTAATCTGGTCAACGCTGGAATTCTCAATTTAGCGGCGGCCTATCTGCACAGTGATGGTGCGGCCGCTGGCTTTGCGGTTCCCACCGCCACCGATACCTTTGCAGGGCTGGTGAACCTCAACTTTGGCGGGTTCTTTATCGCTGGCCACGGGGCGTTTACCTCGTTCACCGGGGGAGACGACTTTAGCTGGACGGCGGGTCTCGGGATCAACAACTTCCTGGTGGAAGGCGCAAGATTTGGCGTGTACGGTGGTCAACTACCCACTGCCAGCTTGGTCAACAGCAACCCCTTCCTGGTTGAGGGCTACTGGCAAGTTCCCGTCAGCCGGTTCTTGACCATTACCCCAGCGCTGATCTACGGAGACCGGGGCATTAGTGGTGCTGCCGACAACAGCGGTTTCTGGGGCGCTCTGCGCACTACCTTCCAGTTCTAG
- a CDS encoding FAD/NAD(P)-binding protein, translating to MVFPNSSTATIAILGAGFSGSLVAAHLLKTAHRPLVIKLVERRPEAGQGVAYSTPNPRHLLNVSAGKMSAFPDEPGHLLRWLNYNRSALAGFFPKGFDASSFVPRAVFGLYVQSILAEAEASAPSTVRLERVNDEAVGIAPQNQGVQVALAGGKTIAADRLVLALGNAPSGLPADPPDYLRHAWSWNALDGLDADAPVLLVGTGLTMVDMVISLHSRGHRGPIVALSRRGLAPLSHRSAQPYPSFLTPETAPTTVRGLVRRLRREVDTATAYGYDWRGVVDALRPITQDLWQQLPRPEQRRFLRHLTPYWDVHRHRIAPEIDAVIQSLQQSGQLTIAGGRIVNYESVPEGVRVTYRPRRARATKALMVSRVIQCTGAQVDYGRSPHPLIASLRDQGLIRPCALGLGLDTAAEDGAVLDGQGQRSPWLYTLGTPRKGQLWETTAVPELRQQSLALASTVLRSLPVRVRPVPTRLYALPQRDPVGVAQNCGDPVPTLAASTLLFRQLFDPESSTYTYL from the coding sequence ATGGTTTTTCCCAATTCTTCCACCGCCACGATCGCCATCCTTGGCGCTGGCTTCAGCGGGTCGCTGGTGGCAGCGCATCTGCTGAAAACCGCCCACCGCCCCCTGGTGATCAAGCTGGTGGAGCGCCGCCCTGAGGCTGGGCAGGGTGTGGCCTATAGCACCCCCAACCCCCGCCACCTGCTGAACGTGTCGGCGGGCAAGATGAGCGCTTTCCCCGACGAGCCGGGGCACCTGCTGCGCTGGCTCAACTACAACCGCAGCGCCCTGGCCGGGTTTTTCCCTAAAGGGTTCGACGCCAGCTCGTTTGTTCCGCGAGCCGTGTTTGGGCTGTATGTTCAATCCATTTTGGCAGAGGCGGAGGCCTCGGCCCCTAGCACCGTACGGCTGGAGCGAGTCAATGATGAAGCCGTGGGCATAGCTCCCCAGAACCAGGGAGTGCAGGTGGCCCTGGCCGGGGGGAAGACCATCGCCGCCGATCGCCTGGTGCTGGCCCTGGGCAATGCCCCCAGCGGACTCCCCGCTGACCCGCCCGACTACCTGCGCCATGCCTGGTCGTGGAACGCCCTGGACGGCCTCGACGCCGATGCCCCGGTGCTGCTGGTGGGCACCGGGTTGACCATGGTGGACATGGTGATTTCGCTGCACAGTCGCGGGCACCGGGGGCCGATTGTAGCCCTGTCCCGCCGGGGGCTGGCCCCGTTGTCCCACCGCTCGGCCCAGCCCTACCCCAGCTTTTTGACCCCAGAGACGGCCCCAACCACGGTGCGCGGCCTGGTGCGGCGGCTGCGGCGGGAGGTGGATACCGCCACCGCCTACGGCTACGACTGGCGCGGCGTCGTGGATGCCCTGCGACCCATCACCCAGGACCTCTGGCAGCAGCTACCCCGCCCCGAGCAGCGGCGCTTTTTGCGCCACCTCACTCCCTACTGGGATGTGCACCGCCACCGGATTGCCCCAGAGATTGACGCGGTGATTCAATCCCTCCAGCAGTCGGGCCAGTTGACCATTGCGGGGGGGCGGATTGTGAACTACGAGTCAGTTCCAGAGGGGGTGAGGGTCACCTATCGCCCCCGCCGCGCTCGGGCCACCAAGGCGCTAATGGTGAGCCGGGTGATCCAGTGCACCGGGGCTCAGGTGGACTATGGGCGATCGCCCCACCCCCTAATCGCCAGCCTGCGCGACCAGGGCCTGATCCGCCCCTGTGCCCTGGGGCTGGGCCTCGACACCGCCGCCGAGGATGGGGCCGTGCTGGACGGGCAGGGGCAGCGATCGCCCTGGCTCTACACCCTGGGCACCCCCCGCAAGGGCCAGCTGTGGGAAACCACCGCCGTGCCCGAACTGCGCCAGCAGTCCCTGGCCCTGGCCTCCACGGTGCTGCGATCGCTGCCGGTGCGGGTGCGCCCGGTGCCCACCCGCCTCTACGCCCTGCCCCAGCGCGACCCGGTCGGCGTCGCCCAAAACTGCGGCGACCCGGTGCCGACCTTGGCCGCTTCGACGCTGCTCTTTCGCCAGTTGTTTGACCCCGAGTCGAGCACGTACACCTACCTGTAG
- a CDS encoding MetQ/NlpA family ABC transporter substrate-binding protein has protein sequence MKRRFFLFTTASFTASLFAGCGDRTGGGTGGGTLRVGVSPVPHGEILAYVRDNLAASEGLTLEVVEFSDYVLPNTALNDGQLEANYFQHVPYMEDFAQQRGLDLAFVQAVHLEPLGLYSNRLTVLNDVPDGAQVSVPNDATNLGRSLKLLQDNGLLTLRGGAGVGATKQDIEANPKNLRLVELEAAQLPRALEDVDIGVVNGNYALSVGLNPAEDALALESPQNNPYANGLVVLGGQENNPQIQTLARLLTTPEVRQFIEEKYQGAVIPVF, from the coding sequence ATGAAACGTCGATTCTTTCTCTTCACCACTGCTTCTTTTACCGCCAGCCTGTTTGCGGGCTGCGGAGACCGCACTGGGGGCGGCACTGGGGGCGGCACCCTGCGGGTAGGTGTTTCGCCAGTGCCCCACGGCGAAATTCTGGCCTACGTGCGCGATAACCTGGCCGCCAGCGAGGGGCTCACCCTGGAGGTGGTCGAATTTTCGGACTACGTGCTGCCCAATACGGCCCTCAACGACGGCCAGCTGGAGGCCAACTACTTCCAGCACGTGCCCTACATGGAGGACTTTGCCCAGCAGCGGGGGCTGGATCTGGCCTTTGTGCAGGCGGTGCACCTAGAACCGCTGGGGCTGTACTCCAATCGCCTGACGGTATTGAACGATGTGCCCGACGGTGCCCAGGTATCGGTGCCCAACGATGCCACCAACCTGGGGCGATCGCTAAAGCTGCTCCAGGACAACGGCCTGCTCACCCTCAGGGGCGGTGCCGGGGTGGGGGCCACCAAGCAAGACATCGAGGCCAACCCCAAAAACCTGCGGCTGGTGGAGCTAGAGGCAGCCCAGCTGCCCCGTGCCCTGGAGGATGTCGATATTGGCGTGGTCAATGGCAACTATGCCCTGTCCGTCGGCCTCAACCCCGCCGAGGATGCCCTGGCCCTCGAAAGCCCCCAAAACAACCCCTACGCCAACGGGCTGGTGGTGTTGGGCGGGCAGGAAAACAATCCCCAAATTCAGACCCTGGCCCGGCTGCTGACCACCCCCGAGGTGCGCCAGTTTATCGAAGAAAAGTACCAGGGGGCAGTGATTCCGGTATTTTGA
- a CDS encoding phosphatase PAP2 family protein has protein sequence MSLIALGLLVAAYPALPAWDAAFLLRLHRYASPALNRGVAIATDLGTYWGVMPASGGLIALALVRRRWPVAAYLTLVTGGSAVLNLNAKLLWHRVRPALWEGIPPHADFSFPSGHATYSMTFVLALVLINWDSPRRPWLIGLGGLFALAIGASRVYLGVHFPSDVVGGWLLAIAWAVGLHQAMFRWWPLRVAAQADLPTPSRD, from the coding sequence ATGTCCCTCATCGCCCTTGGCCTGCTGGTCGCCGCCTACCCCGCCCTGCCCGCCTGGGATGCGGCTTTTTTGCTGCGGCTGCACCGCTACGCCAGCCCAGCGCTGAATCGGGGCGTGGCGATCGCCACCGACCTGGGCACCTACTGGGGCGTGATGCCCGCCAGTGGGGGGCTGATTGCCCTGGCCCTGGTGCGGCGGCGCTGGCCCGTGGCGGCCTATCTGACCCTGGTGACGGGGGGCAGCGCGGTGCTGAACCTCAACGCCAAACTGCTCTGGCATCGGGTGCGACCCGCCCTGTGGGAGGGCATTCCGCCCCATGCCGACTTCAGCTTTCCCAGCGGCCACGCCACCTACTCGATGACCTTTGTGCTGGCCCTGGTGCTGATCAACTGGGACAGCCCCCGACGGCCCTGGCTGATCGGGCTGGGGGGCCTGTTTGCCCTGGCCATTGGCGCGAGTCGGGTGTACCTGGGGGTGCATTTCCCCAGCGATGTTGTGGGGGGCTGGCTGCTGGCGATCGCCTGGGCGGTGGGCCTGCACCAGGCCATGTTTCGCTGGTGGCCGCTGCGGGTTGCGGCCCAGGCCGACTTGCCAACCCCATCGCGGGACTGA
- a CDS encoding TetR/AcrR family transcriptional regulator: protein MVHRKRTREDILAAMLDRVHRKGLNGTGLTELLKLSGASSGSFYNYFASKDELGHALIDFDWQRLKTHLIDPATAQTADPIAQIFWMIDALEAKHLSSDDCFGCFLGNLVVDLAEYAPDFREHLIQIFQQWEQAFARRLVLAKAQLRPGVDPQALAAELLTLIQGVLLLGRLYQQPQQLKAGFDQVRRYLRSALIETPDPRS, encoded by the coding sequence ATGGTTCATCGTAAGCGCACCCGTGAAGATATCCTGGCGGCGATGCTCGATCGCGTCCACCGCAAAGGTCTCAACGGCACCGGCCTAACAGAGCTGCTGAAGCTGAGCGGGGCGTCCTCCGGCAGCTTTTACAACTACTTTGCCTCCAAAGATGAGCTGGGCCACGCCCTGATTGACTTTGACTGGCAGCGGCTAAAAACCCATCTGATTGACCCGGCCACGGCCCAGACAGCAGACCCCATTGCCCAGATCTTCTGGATGATCGACGCCCTGGAGGCCAAACACCTCAGTAGCGACGACTGCTTTGGCTGTTTTCTCGGCAACCTGGTGGTAGATTTGGCGGAGTATGCCCCGGATTTCCGAGAGCATTTGATTCAGATCTTTCAGCAGTGGGAGCAGGCCTTTGCCAGGCGGCTGGTGCTGGCCAAGGCCCAGCTCAGGCCAGGGGTTGACCCCCAGGCGCTGGCGGCAGAGCTGTTGACGTTGATTCAGGGGGTGTTGTTGCTGGGGCGGCTCTACCAGCAGCCCCAGCAGCTCAAGGCGGGGTTTGACCAGGTGCGCCGCTATCTGCGCAGCGCCCTCATAGAAACCCCTGACCCCCGTTCCTAA
- a CDS encoding MBL fold metallo-hydrolase: MRAWAIPFASRYTYLVADRQTRQAALVDSVLEKGDRDLQILNDLGLTLRYCLETHIHADHITGAGKLRQQTGCQVLVPQNAARSADHSLANGETLSLGTVRIEAIATPGHTSGHLAYLVNGTHLLSGDALLIRGCGRTDLQGGNAGTLYDTVTQRLFTLPDDTWVYPAHDYQGRTVSTIGEEKRLNPRFSDRSRDQFITLMAHLGLSYPKKMNQAVPANEYCGDFIPPIEGEPAAALPTEQEQTEQNVAANAEIFESYFAMYI; encoded by the coding sequence TTGCGAGCATGGGCGATCCCGTTTGCGAGCCGCTACACCTACCTGGTGGCCGATCGCCAGACCCGCCAGGCCGCCCTGGTGGATTCGGTGCTGGAAAAGGGCGATCGCGACCTCCAGATCCTCAACGATTTGGGCCTGACCTTGCGCTACTGCCTGGAGACCCACATCCACGCCGACCACATCACCGGGGCGGGCAAACTCCGCCAGCAGACCGGCTGCCAGGTGCTGGTGCCCCAAAACGCCGCCCGCTCCGCTGATCACAGCCTGGCCAATGGCGAAACTCTGAGTTTGGGTACGGTGCGCATTGAGGCGATCGCCACCCCCGGCCACACCAGCGGCCACCTGGCCTACCTGGTCAACGGCACCCACCTGCTGAGTGGCGACGCGCTGCTGATTCGCGGCTGCGGTCGCACCGACCTGCAAGGGGGCAATGCGGGCACCCTCTACGACACCGTTACCCAGCGGCTATTTACTCTGCCCGACGACACCTGGGTCTACCCTGCCCACGACTACCAGGGCCGCACCGTCTCCACCATCGGCGAAGAAAAGCGGCTCAACCCCCGCTTCAGCGACCGCAGCCGCGACCAGTTCATCACCCTGATGGCCCACCTGGGCCTGAGCTACCCCAAAAAGATGAACCAGGCCGTACCCGCCAACGAGTACTGCGGCGACTTCATCCCCCCCATTGAGGGGGAACCAGCGGCGGCACTGCCCACAGAACAGGAGCAAACAGAGCAGAACGTGGCCGCCAATGCGGAGATTTTCGAGAGCTACTTTGCCATGTATATCTGA
- a CDS encoding methionine ABC transporter ATP-binding protein: MITIQDLRKVYGSFVALDTFSEEIPAGEIFGVIGQSGAGKSTLIRCVNRLETPTSGRVIIDGQEITALAGGDLRRARQRIGMIFQHFNLLSSRTAADNIAMPLEVMGYSRLRRKARVEELLALVGLEGKGGHYPAQLSGGQKQRVGIARALAADPKVLLSDESTSALDPQTTQSILALLKDLNQKIGLTIMLITHDMGVVKRICDRVAVLEQGRVVERGRVVDLAARPSSRLAQDFFPRLKHYQPRPHALLATVAFRGEVANEPFITSLARQFDVEVNILNGSIETIGQQPVGQFQIELVGPERYRALDQLTQLNIAVEVHHGQPTAQQFVDSNP; the protein is encoded by the coding sequence ATGATTACTATTCAAGACCTGCGCAAGGTGTACGGCTCCTTTGTGGCCCTCGACACCTTCAGTGAAGAGATACCGGCGGGGGAGATTTTTGGGGTGATTGGCCAGAGCGGAGCTGGCAAAAGCACCCTGATTCGCTGTGTCAACCGGCTGGAAACGCCCACCTCGGGCCGGGTAATTATCGATGGCCAAGAGATCACGGCCCTGGCAGGGGGCGACCTGCGGCGCGCCCGCCAGCGCATCGGCATGATCTTTCAGCACTTCAATTTGCTCAGCTCGCGCACCGCCGCCGACAACATCGCCATGCCCCTGGAGGTGATGGGCTACAGCCGCCTGCGCCGCAAAGCTCGGGTGGAAGAACTGCTGGCCCTGGTGGGGCTGGAGGGCAAGGGGGGACACTACCCGGCCCAGCTGTCGGGGGGGCAAAAGCAGCGGGTGGGCATTGCCCGCGCCCTGGCCGCCGACCCCAAGGTGCTGCTGTCGGACGAATCGACTTCGGCCCTGGACCCCCAGACTACCCAGTCGATTCTGGCGCTGCTGAAGGACCTGAACCAGAAGATTGGCCTCACCATCATGCTGATCACCCACGATATGGGGGTGGTGAAGCGCATCTGCGATCGCGTCGCGGTTTTAGAACAGGGCAGAGTGGTGGAACGGGGTCGCGTGGTCGATCTGGCCGCCCGCCCCAGCTCCCGCCTGGCGCAGGATTTCTTTCCCCGCCTGAAGCACTACCAGCCCCGACCCCACGCCCTGCTCGCCACCGTGGCCTTTCGGGGCGAGGTGGCCAATGAACCTTTTATTACCTCCCTGGCCCGCCAGTTTGATGTCGAGGTCAACATTCTCAATGGCAGCATCGAAACCATAGGTCAGCAGCCGGTGGGGCAGTTTCAGATCGAGCTGGTGGGGCCGGAGCGCTACCGCGCCCTCGACCAGCTAACCCAGCTCAACATCGCCGTCGAGGTACACCATGGACAGCCAACTGCTCAACAGTTTGTGGACAGCAACCCTTGA
- a CDS encoding glutathione S-transferase family protein, with protein sequence MAIPPALPTWDQVLTTARTHTPARRVRRPGQSPSTAPVPTGLAAGERPRVLLYRDSNSWCPFCERVWFALEEKGIAFATEFIDLQNKPQWYLDLVPTALVPAAKIDGQLVYESKDILLALEERFPDPALLPENPAEQAAAYDELEWSETGGFLQASYRFLRGNAESEEERVNLQRTLEEHLDRLETALGKFSGAFFLSRFSLVDILYSPHLDRLAACGPVYRGYSLRGNPRYPRLNAWFTALRRRPAYHRVRSDDTTNVLLLRRRFGLEPTGQPLPLHPEDSADLAYRAEAAERLADNREAAIADILKNSGVQALAITDLALGDIVDTHLRHLAAHLLRGDEPVIGGATGGAETSTPQAVAIAAIGAMTYAYLRNRICAPRDMSAGAATALRAATEELLVGLY encoded by the coding sequence ATGGCCATACCCCCTGCTCTGCCCACCTGGGATCAGGTTTTGACTACCGCCCGCACCCACACCCCGGCCCGTCGGGTGCGCCGTCCTGGGCAGTCACCCTCCACGGCTCCGGTGCCCACTGGTCTGGCGGCAGGGGAAAGGCCTCGGGTGCTGCTCTATCGCGACAGCAACTCCTGGTGTCCGTTCTGTGAGCGGGTGTGGTTTGCCCTGGAGGAAAAGGGCATTGCCTTTGCGACGGAGTTTATCGACCTGCAGAACAAGCCCCAGTGGTATCTGGATCTGGTGCCCACCGCCCTGGTGCCTGCCGCCAAAATCGATGGGCAGCTGGTCTACGAATCGAAGGATATTCTGCTGGCCCTGGAGGAGCGCTTTCCAGACCCGGCGCTGTTGCCGGAGAACCCCGCTGAACAGGCGGCAGCCTACGACGAGCTTGAGTGGTCAGAGACCGGTGGATTTCTCCAGGCCAGCTACCGGTTTCTGCGCGGCAATGCCGAGTCGGAGGAAGAGCGAGTGAACCTACAGCGCACCCTGGAAGAACACCTCGATCGCCTGGAGACAGCCCTGGGAAAATTTTCGGGGGCGTTTTTTCTCAGCCGCTTCAGCCTGGTGGACATTCTCTACAGCCCCCACCTAGATCGGCTGGCGGCGTGCGGGCCAGTCTACCGGGGCTACAGCCTCAGGGGCAACCCCCGCTACCCGCGCCTCAATGCCTGGTTTACGGCCCTGCGCCGCCGCCCTGCCTACCACCGGGTGCGCTCCGACGACACCACTAATGTGCTGCTGCTGCGCCGTCGCTTTGGCCTGGAACCCACGGGGCAACCCCTGCCCCTCCACCCCGAAGACAGCGCCGACTTGGCCTACCGGGCGGAGGCGGCGGAGCGACTGGCCGACAACCGCGAGGCGGCGATCGCCGACATCCTCAAAAATTCTGGGGTACAGGCCCTGGCCATCACCGATCTGGCCCTGGGCGACATTGTCGATACCCACCTGCGCCACCTGGCCGCCCACTTGCTGCGAGGGGATGAACCCGTCATCGGCGGTGCCACCGGGGGGGCAGAGACATCGACGCCCCAGGCGGTGGCGATCGCCGCGATCGGAGCCATGACCTATGCCTACCTGCGCAACCGCATCTGCGCCCCCCGCGACATGAGTGCCGGAGCCGCCACTGCCCTGCGGGCCGCTACGGAGGAGTTGCTGGTCGGTCTTTACTGA
- a CDS encoding Uma2 family endonuclease produces MIAVNDNAPRLTPEQYLVWEETRPEKYEYIDGEVYAMSGGSVNHGRIAIRLTTLFDTHLEGSDCITGNSDIKVKIAEAQNYTYPDASVTCDERDRTTPQYITYPCLVVEVLSEGTEAYDRGGKFRLYRQNPVLQDYLLVSSTKIEMDLYHKTEADDWVIINYQPGDTIELQSIGLSFAIEHVYRGLILTPDSQPTM; encoded by the coding sequence ATGATTGCCGTCAACGACAACGCGCCTCGCCTCACCCCCGAGCAATATCTGGTTTGGGAAGAAACCCGGCCAGAAAAGTATGAGTATATCGACGGTGAAGTCTATGCCATGAGCGGTGGCAGTGTGAATCATGGTCGCATTGCCATTCGGCTAACCACCCTGTTTGACACCCATCTAGAGGGCAGCGACTGTATCACCGGCAACTCTGACATCAAGGTCAAGATTGCTGAAGCCCAGAACTACACCTATCCCGATGCCAGCGTTACCTGTGACGAGCGCGACAGGACAACGCCCCAGTACATCACCTACCCCTGCCTGGTCGTTGAAGTGTTGTCAGAAGGCACTGAAGCCTACGACAGGGGGGGCAAGTTCAGGCTGTATCGCCAAAACCCAGTCTTGCAAGATTATTTGCTGGTCAGCTCTACCAAAATTGAGATGGATCTCTACCACAAAACCGAAGCCGACGATTGGGTGATCATCAACTATCAACCCGGCGACACCATTGAGCTGCAAAGCATTGGTTTGAGTTTTGCGATCGAGCACGTCTATCGCGGGTTAATCCTCACCCCAGACTCCCAACCGACGATGTGA
- a CDS encoding methionine ABC transporter permease, producing the protein MDSQLLNSLWTATLETLYMVSLSSLLAAVFGLPLGLLLVITGPKGFLPHPLVNQGLGWVINAVRSLPFIILLVAILPLTRWVVGTTIGSTAALVPLTVSAVPFFARVAETALLEVDRGLIEAAEAMGCSYWDIVRKVLIPESLPALVLGLTLMVISLIGNSAMAGVVGGGGLGDLAIRYGFQRFDTRVMLFTVVILIAMVQLIQWLGDTVANGLRRTGGTVAAPRRGFARRLLGVRG; encoded by the coding sequence ATGGACAGCCAACTGCTCAACAGTTTGTGGACAGCAACCCTTGAAACCCTCTACATGGTCAGCCTTTCGTCGCTGCTGGCAGCGGTGTTTGGCCTGCCCCTGGGGCTGTTGCTGGTGATCACCGGCCCCAAGGGCTTTTTGCCCCACCCGCTGGTCAATCAGGGGCTGGGCTGGGTGATCAACGCGGTGCGATCACTGCCCTTTATCATTCTGCTGGTGGCGATTCTGCCGCTGACGCGATGGGTTGTCGGCACCACCATCGGCAGCACCGCCGCCCTGGTGCCCCTCACGGTCTCCGCTGTGCCCTTCTTTGCCCGCGTGGCCGAAACCGCCCTGCTTGAGGTTGATCGGGGGCTGATCGAAGCCGCTGAAGCCATGGGCTGTAGTTACTGGGACATCGTCCGCAAGGTGCTGATTCCAGAGTCGCTGCCCGCCCTGGTGCTGGGCCTCACCCTGATGGTGATCAGCCTGATTGGCAACTCAGCCATGGCGGGGGTAGTCGGCGGCGGCGGGCTGGGCGATCTGGCCATTCGCTACGGCTTTCAGCGCTTTGATACGCGGGTGATGCTGTTCACCGTGGTGATTCTGATTGCCATGGTGCAGCTAATTCAGTGGTTGGGCGACACCGTAGCCAACGGGCTGCGCCGCACGGGTGGTACTGTCGCTGCCCCGAGGCGTGGTTTTGCTCGGCGGTTGTTGGGGGTAAGGGGGTAG
- a CDS encoding 2-oxoglutarate and iron-dependent oxygenase domain-containing protein has protein sequence MPQTIPVINIAPLLTEAENTAAVAEQLGQACRQHGFFYITGHGVDEGVQQRLETLSREFFAQPLETKLSIAMAKGGRAWRGYFPVGGELTSGQPDLKEGLYLGAELSDDHPLVRAGTPLHGRNPSSA, from the coding sequence ATGCCCCAGACCATCCCTGTAATCAATATTGCTCCACTACTCACTGAGGCCGAGAATACGGCAGCGGTGGCCGAACAGCTGGGACAGGCCTGTCGTCAGCACGGCTTTTTTTACATCACCGGCCACGGGGTAGACGAGGGGGTGCAGCAGCGGCTTGAAACACTCAGCCGGGAATTCTTTGCCCAGCCTTTGGAGACCAAGCTCTCCATTGCCATGGCAAAAGGGGGCCGCGCCTGGCGGGGCTACTTTCCGGTGGGGGGTGAGTTGACCTCGGGCCAGCCCGACCTGAAGGAGGGCCTCTACCTGGGGGCCGAGCTGAGCGACGATCACCCCCTGGTGCGGGCGGGCACTCCCCTGCACGGACGCAACCCCAGTAGCGCTTGA